The following proteins are co-located in the Anomaloglossus baeobatrachus isolate aAnoBae1 chromosome 5 unlocalized genomic scaffold, aAnoBae1.hap1 SUPER_5_unloc_2, whole genome shotgun sequence genome:
- the LOC142258971 gene encoding uncharacterized protein LOC142258971, translating to MALVRSRRAAQVLSSKRTTPERCPRPLLPQDCKQEDPDVPQDHQGEDLPHINTTETNVRGDERSKEEIPTDNRPDDCTRRFEAQLSSSIFKSDDLDITEDITELNASIPDISSSLHSKDLSSDYFKEVQSSDLSQTVKKNKSHERGIKNQSALTAKKPFSTSEYEKIHIGEKRFSSESDMFQKTHTGEKPYSCSECRKCFNKKSALVRHQRTHTGEKPFSCSECEKSFSNKSCLAKHQRTHTGEKPYSCSACGKCFTDKSNLAKHKRIHTGEKPFSCSECRKSFSNKSSLANHHRTHIGEKLFSCSECGRYFVSKSSLVIHQRIHTGEKPFSCSECGKSFSNQSCLAKHQRTHTGVKPYSCSKCVKCFNQKSQLVRHQRTHTKEKPFSCSDCGRYFVCKSHLVRHQRPHTGEKPFSCSECGKCFTDKSNLAKHQRIHTREKLMC from the exons atggcgctggtgagatcACGCAGAGCTGCACAAG tcctatccagtaagaggacaacaccagagagatgtccccgtcctcttctcccacaggactgtaaacaagaagatcccgatgttcctcaggatcatcag ggggaagatctgccccatattaatactacagagacaaatgtgaggggtgatgagcggagtaaagaggagattcctacagataaccgcccag atgactgtaccaggagatttGAGGCACAACTGTCCTCTTCAATCTTTAAATCAGATGATCTTGATATCACAGAGGATATAACTGAATTGAATGCTTCTATTCCAGATATatcatcatcccttcacagcaaagatctatcatctgattatTTTAAAGAAGTCCAATCTTCTGATTTATCACAGACtgttaagaaaaataaaagtcacgaaagaggcattaaaaatcaaagtgctcttacagcaaagaagcCGTTCTCAACTTCAGAATATGAAAAAATTCACATaggggagaaaagattttcttcagagTCTGATATGtttcaaaaaactcacacaggtgagaagccatattcatgttcagaatgtcggaaatgttttaacaaaaaatcaGCTCTTGTTAGacaccaaagaactcacacaggggagaagcctttttcatgttcagaatgtgagaaatcttTTTCAAATAAATCATGTCTtgctaaacatcagagaactcacacaggagagaagccatattcatgttcagcatgtgggaaatgttttacagataaatcaaatcttgctaaacacaaaagaattcacacaggggagaagcctttttcatgttcagaatgcaggAAATCTTTTTCAAATAAATCAAGTCTTGCTAATCATCACAGAACTCACATAGGGGAGAAgcttttttcatgttcagaatgtgggagatattTTGTAtctaaatcaagtcttgttatacatcagagaattcacacaggggagaagccattctcatgttcagaatgtgggaaatctttttcaAATCAATCATGTCTcgctaaacatcagagaactcacacaggggtgaagccatattcatgttccaaatgtgtgaaatgttttaaccaaaaatcacagcttgttagacaccagagaactcacacaaaggagaagcctttttcatgttcagattgtgggagatATTTTGTatgtaaatcacatcttgttagacatcagagacctcacacaggggagaagcctttttcatgttcagagtgtgggaaatgttttacagataaatcaaatcttgctaaacaccaaagaattcacacaagGGAGAAACTGATGTGTTAA